A single genomic interval of Helianthus annuus cultivar XRQ/B chromosome 6, HanXRQr2.0-SUNRISE, whole genome shotgun sequence harbors:
- the LOC110865115 gene encoding tryptophan--tRNA ligase, chloroplastic/mitochondrial isoform X1 produces the protein MGRSLLSHFLNLSNACPRFTSYGNSSKLQRTLPMIHQNHLPLVGVNSNHRCYCSVSAPEPTVSESSSTSIKRRIVSGVQPTGSIHLGNYLGAIKNWVSLQDTYETLFFIVDLHAITLPYDVQQLSKATRDTAALYLACGVDTSKASVFVQSHVRAHVELMWLLGSATPIGWLNRMIQFKEKSRKAGDENVGVALLTYPVLMASDILLYQSDLVPVGEDQKQHLELTRELAERVNHLYGGRKWKKLGGRGGLIFKVPEPLIPPAGARVMSLTDGLSKMSKSATSDLSRINLLDSKDAIANKIKRCKTDSFPGLEFDNPDRPECNNLLSIYQIITNKTKEEVAQECQSMNWGTFKPVLTDALIDHLQPIQARYEEIMSDTGYLDQVLAEGASKAADIADVTVSNVYQAMGFLKRR, from the exons ATGGGTCGCTCTCTTCTCTCTCACTTCCTCAATCTCTCAAACGCTTGTCCACGCTTCAC GTCATATGGCAATTCAAGTAAATTGCAACGAACGCTGCCAATGATTCACCAAAATCACCTTCCGCTTGTTGGAGTTAATAGCAATCACCGATGCTATTGCAGCGTTTCAGCCCCTGAACCTACTGTTTCAGAGAGTTCCTCCACCTCTATAAA GAGGAGAATTGTGTCTGGAGTCCAGCCAACAGGATCTATCCACCTTGGTAATTATCTTGGTGCCATAAAAAATTGGGTATCACTGCAG gaTACGTACGAGACATTATTCTTTATTGTGGATCTCCATGCA ATAACTTTGCCGTATGACGTTCAACAACTTTCTAAAGCAACTAGAGATACCGCAGCTCTTTATTTGGCATGTGGCGTGGACACCTCAAAG GCTTCTGTGTTTGTGCAATCTCATGTTCGTGCTCATGTAGAATTAATGTGGCTGTTGGGCTCTGCTACACCAATTGGTTGGCTAAACCGAATGATTCAGTTCAAAGAAAAATCACGAAAGGCG gGTGATGAAAATGTTGGTGTTGCGCTTTTAACCTATCCAGTGTTGATGGCTTCAGATATTCTTTTGTACCAG TCTGATTTAGTCCCAGTTGGTGAAGACCAAAAGCAGCATCTAGAATTGACACGAGAGCTTGCTGAACGTGTTAATCACTTATATGGTGGTAGAAAATGGAAGAAGTTGGGAGG ACGTGGTGGTTTGATCTTTAAG GTTCCTGAGCCCTTAATTCCTCCTGCTGGAGCACGGGTGATGTCACTTACGGATGGTCTTTCTAAG ATGTCCAAGTCTGCTACTTCGGACCTGTCTCGTATTAATTTGCTTGACTCAAAAGAT GCAATTGCAAACAAGATTAAGCGTTGCAAGACAGATTCTTTTCCAGG CTTGGAGTTTGACAATCCGGATAGGCCTGAATGCAATAACCTTCTTTCGATATATCAAATCATCACAAACAAGACAAAGGAG GAAGTTGCGCAAGAGTGCCAGAGTATGAACTGGGGAACTTTTAAACCTGTTCTTACTGATGCTTTAATCGATCATCTCCAACCAATCCAG GCTCGATACGAGGAAATTATGTCTGATACAGGTTATTTGGACCAAGTTTTGGCAGAGGGTGCAAGCAAAGCTGCAGATATAGCAGATGTGACTGTTAGCAATGTATACCAGGCAATGGGATTTTTGAAGAGACGATAA
- the LOC110865116 gene encoding pentatricopeptide repeat-containing protein At1g11290, chloroplastic-like codes for MTSLILPTASLSTPPQSPISSSSSRIQHTLTQRIHIPPHIYKHPAAILLELCTSLQELHQIIPLIIKNGLYQEHLFQTKLVSLFCKYNSLTEATRVFEPIEDKNDALYHTMLKGYAQNSSISDGFSFFCRMVEDGVQPVVYNFTYLLKGCGENNYVREGKEVHAQVILNGHERDIYVMTCVVNMYAKCKLVEDAYKVFVRLPERDLVCWNTIIAGYAQNGFAGRAIELVAQMLSEGLRPDPVTVISILPAVGNVGDLRVGKSIHGYVFKSGYERHGNVATALVDMYLKCGCLSTGRVIFDKMSSKNVVSWNIMIDGYAQNDDYAEALSLFDKMLDNGFKPTGVTVMVALHACADSGELTRGLFVHSLVNELGLKHDVSVMNSLISMYCKCKRVDIAAEIFKNMKEKTLVSWNAMILGYAQNGQIISALNHFRLMKVKNIDPDSFTMVSIIAAVTEFSVLCQAKWVHGVVTRTCLDTNVFVKTALVDMYAKCGAITTARKLFDLMNDRHVTTWNAMIDGYGTHGYGTEAIKLFEEMEAGDIKPNNITFLCIISACSHSGFVEEGCQYFYKMKNEYEIEPTMDHYGAMVDLLGRSGRLTEAWDFIQNMPVEPGINVFGAMLGACKIHKNVELAEMAADRLFELNPNDGGYYVLLANIYATASMWDKVTEIRSKMEERGIRKTPGYSSVELENEVHTFYSGSSWHSDSNKIYNFLEILIDKIKDAGYVPATDLMQDVEDDLKEQMVSTHSEKLAIAFGLLNTRRGTTIHIRKNLRVCGDCHNATKYISLVENREIIVRDLHRFHHFKNGICSCGDYW; via the coding sequence ATGACTTCACTGATATTACCCACTGCATCACTCTCAACGCCACCACAATCTCCcatatcatcttcatcttctcgcATCCAACACACACTAACTCAAAGAATCCACATTCCCCCTCATATTTACAAACACCCAGCAGCAATTCTCCTAGAACTCTGCACTTCACTCCAAGAACTTCACCAAATCATCCCCCTAATCATCAAAAACGGTCTTTATCAAGAACACCTCTTTCAAACAAAGCTCGTGAGCTTGTTCTGCAAATACAACAGCTTAACCGAAGCCACCCGTGTTTTTGAACCAATTGAAGATAAAAACGATGCTCTTTATCACACAATGCTTAAAGGGTATGCTCAGAATTCTTCAATTTCTGATGGGTTTTCCTTCTTTTGTCGAATGGTTGAGGATGGTGTGCAGCCTGTAGTGTATAACTTTACGTATTTGTTGAAGGGTTGTGGTGAGAATAATTATGTTAGGGAAGGGAAAGAGGTTCATGCGCAGGTGATTTTGAATGGGCATGAAAGGGATATTTATGTTATGACTTGTGTTGTTAATATGTATGCGAAATGTAAGTTGGTTGAGGATGCATACAAGGTGTTTGTTAGATTGCCGGAGAGAGATTTGGTGTGTTGGAATACGATAATTGCGGGTTATGCTCAAAATGGTTTTGCTGGGAGAGCAATAGAATTAGTGGCGCAGATGCTAAGTGAAGGATTAAGACCGGATCCCGTTACGGTTATTTCCATTTTGCCTGCTGTCGGTAATGTTGGTGATTTGAGAGTCGGGAAATCGATACATGGTTATGTTTTTAAGTCCGGGTATGAACGTCATGGAAATGTTGCCACTGCGTTAGTTGATATGTACTTGAAATGTGGGTGTTTAAGCACGGGGCGTGTGATTTTTGACAAGATGAGTAGTAAAAACGTGGTCTCGTGGAATATAATGATCGATGGCTATGCACAAAATGATGATTATGCAGAAGCTTTGTCGCTCTTTGACAAAATGTTGGATAATGGATTTAAACCAACTGGTGTGACTGTTATGGTAGCTCTCCACGCGTGTGCTGATTCAGGTGAACTTACACGCGGGCTATTTGTTCATTCGTTAGTCAATGAGCTAGGACTTAAACATGATGTTTCGGTCATGAACTCTCTAATCTCCATGTACTGCAAGTGTAAACGTGTCGACATTGCTGCTGAAATATTTAAAAACATGAAAGAAAAAACTCTTGTCTCGTGGAACGCCATGATACTTGGATACGCTCAGAACGGTCAAATAATCAGTGCTTTGAATCATTTCCGTCTCATGAAAGTAAAAAACATCGACCCTGATTCATTCACCATGGTAAGCATCATAGCAGCCGTTACCGAATTTTCAGTATTATGCCAAGCAAAGTGGGTCCACGGGGTCGTCACAAGAACTTGTTTGGATACAAACGTCTTTGTGAAaaccgctcttgtggacatgtaTGCTAAATGTGGAGCGATTACGACTGCTCGAAagctatttgatttaatgaaCGACAGACACGTAACAACATGGAACGCGATGATTGACGGGTACGGGACGCACGGGTATGGAACGGAAGCTATAAAACTGTTTGAAGAAATGGAAGCCGGTGATATCAAGCCAAACAATATAACGTTTTTATGTATCATCTCAGCCTGTAGCCACTCGGGTTTTGTGGAAGAGGGGTGTCAGTATTTTTACAAAATGAAAAACGAATATGAAATCGAGCCCACAATGGATCACTACGGAGCCATGGTGGACTTGTTAGGAAGATCCGGTAGGCTAACCGAGGCTTGGGATTTCATTCAAAACATGCCCGTTGAGCCCGGGATTAACGTTTTCGGTGCAATGTTAGGTGCTTGCAAGATTCATAAAAATGTCGAACTGGCGGAAATGGCAGCGGATAGATTGTTTGAGTTAAACCCTAATGATGGCGGGTATTACGTACTTTTAGCAAACATATACGCAACGGCTTCAATGTGGGATAAAGTGACCGAAATCAGGAGTAAAATGGAGGAAAGAGGGATACGGAAAACACCTGGATATAGTTCGGTTGAGTTAGAAAATGAAGTTCATACGTTTTATTCTGGGAGCTCGTGGCATTCGGATTCTAACAAGATTTATAATTTTCTTGAAATATTGATCGATAAGATTAAGGATGCTGGTTATGTACCTGCGACAGATTTGATGCAAGATGTAGAAGATGATCTGAAAGAACAAATGGTGAGTACTCATAGTGAGAAACTTGCTATTGCTTTTGGGCTTTTGAATACGCGTCGGGGAACAACTATACACATCAGAAAGAACCTTCGCGTGTGTGGTGATTGTCATAACGCGACTAAGTATATATCGCTTGTTGAGAACCGAGAAATTATTGTACGTGACTTGCATCGGTTTCATCATTTCAAGAACGGGATTTGTTCTTGTGGAGATTATtggtaa
- the LOC110865118 gene encoding tryptophan--tRNA ligase, chloroplastic/mitochondrial, giving the protein MCFPNIISLFTCCTSWERSRLGIGSALLSLPQSLKRLSTLHSDLVPVGEDQKQHLELTRELAERVNHLYGGRKWKKLGGRGGLIFKVPEPLIPPAGARVMSLTDGLSKMSKSATSDLSRINLLDSKDAIANKIKRCKTDSFPGLEFDNPDRPECNNLLSIYQIITNKTKEEVAQECQSMNWGTFKPVLTDALIDHLQPIQARYEEIMSDTGYLDQILAEGASKAADIADVTVSNVYQAMGFLKRR; this is encoded by the exons ATGTGTTTCCCCAACATCATAAGCCTCTT TACTTGCTGCACTTCTTGGGAAAGAAGTCGTCTTGGTATTGGATCCGCTCTTCTCTCACTTCCTCAATCTCTCAAACGCTTGTCCACGCTTCAC TCTGATTTAGTCCCAGTTGGTGAAGACCAAAAGCAGCATCTAGAATTGACACGAGAGCTTGCTGAACGTGTTAATCACTTATATGGTGGTAGAAAATGGAAGAAGTTGGGAGG ACGTGGTGGTTTGATCTTTAAG GTTCCTGAGCCCTTAATTCCTCCTGCTGGAGCACGGGTGATGTCACTTACGGATGGTCTTTCTAAG ATGTCCAAGTCTGCTACTTCGGATCTGTCTCGTATTAATTTGCTTGACTCAAAAGAT GCAATTGCAAACAAGATTAAGCGTTGCAAGACAGATTCTTTTCCAGG CTTGGAGTTTGACAATCCGGATAGGCCTGAATGCAATAACCTTCTTTCGATATATCAAATCATCACAAACAAGACAAAGGAG GAAGTCGCGCAAGAGTGCCAGAGTATGAACTGGGGAACTTTTAAACCTGTTCTTACTGATGCTTTAATCGATCATCTCCAACCAATCCAG GCTCGATACGAGGAAATTATGTCTGATACAGGTTATTTGGACCAAATTTTGGCAGAGGGTGCAAGCAAAGCTGCAGATATAGCAGATGTGACTGTTAGCAATGTATACCAGGCAATGGGATTTTTAAAGAGACGATAA
- the LOC110865115 gene encoding tryptophan--tRNA ligase, chloroplastic/mitochondrial isoform X2, whose protein sequence is MGRSLLSHFLNLSNACPRFTSYGNSSKLQRTLPMIHQNHLPLVGVNSNHRCYCSVSAPEPTVSESSSTSIKRRIVSGVQPTGSIHLGNYLGAIKNWVSLQDTYETLFFIVDLHAASVFVQSHVRAHVELMWLLGSATPIGWLNRMIQFKEKSRKAGDENVGVALLTYPVLMASDILLYQSDLVPVGEDQKQHLELTRELAERVNHLYGGRKWKKLGGRGGLIFKVPEPLIPPAGARVMSLTDGLSKMSKSATSDLSRINLLDSKDAIANKIKRCKTDSFPGLEFDNPDRPECNNLLSIYQIITNKTKEEVAQECQSMNWGTFKPVLTDALIDHLQPIQARYEEIMSDTGYLDQVLAEGASKAADIADVTVSNVYQAMGFLKRR, encoded by the exons ATGGGTCGCTCTCTTCTCTCTCACTTCCTCAATCTCTCAAACGCTTGTCCACGCTTCAC GTCATATGGCAATTCAAGTAAATTGCAACGAACGCTGCCAATGATTCACCAAAATCACCTTCCGCTTGTTGGAGTTAATAGCAATCACCGATGCTATTGCAGCGTTTCAGCCCCTGAACCTACTGTTTCAGAGAGTTCCTCCACCTCTATAAA GAGGAGAATTGTGTCTGGAGTCCAGCCAACAGGATCTATCCACCTTGGTAATTATCTTGGTGCCATAAAAAATTGGGTATCACTGCAG gaTACGTACGAGACATTATTCTTTATTGTGGATCTCCATGCA GCTTCTGTGTTTGTGCAATCTCATGTTCGTGCTCATGTAGAATTAATGTGGCTGTTGGGCTCTGCTACACCAATTGGTTGGCTAAACCGAATGATTCAGTTCAAAGAAAAATCACGAAAGGCG gGTGATGAAAATGTTGGTGTTGCGCTTTTAACCTATCCAGTGTTGATGGCTTCAGATATTCTTTTGTACCAG TCTGATTTAGTCCCAGTTGGTGAAGACCAAAAGCAGCATCTAGAATTGACACGAGAGCTTGCTGAACGTGTTAATCACTTATATGGTGGTAGAAAATGGAAGAAGTTGGGAGG ACGTGGTGGTTTGATCTTTAAG GTTCCTGAGCCCTTAATTCCTCCTGCTGGAGCACGGGTGATGTCACTTACGGATGGTCTTTCTAAG ATGTCCAAGTCTGCTACTTCGGACCTGTCTCGTATTAATTTGCTTGACTCAAAAGAT GCAATTGCAAACAAGATTAAGCGTTGCAAGACAGATTCTTTTCCAGG CTTGGAGTTTGACAATCCGGATAGGCCTGAATGCAATAACCTTCTTTCGATATATCAAATCATCACAAACAAGACAAAGGAG GAAGTTGCGCAAGAGTGCCAGAGTATGAACTGGGGAACTTTTAAACCTGTTCTTACTGATGCTTTAATCGATCATCTCCAACCAATCCAG GCTCGATACGAGGAAATTATGTCTGATACAGGTTATTTGGACCAAGTTTTGGCAGAGGGTGCAAGCAAAGCTGCAGATATAGCAGATGTGACTGTTAGCAATGTATACCAGGCAATGGGATTTTTGAAGAGACGATAA
- the LOC110865117 gene encoding uncharacterized protein LOC110865117, producing MSSSSNSSWSVNRTPKLFKVDLDGNLYCHHEVVVVLRIAGPKSVRHGDQFYGCPQWPLSDCKFFMWKQDFDKFFEAHSTCSSSPVSYQELKNENLELQNKSLLEENRMLKRQILGKKSMWKQPFLFTMCFVIALWMYILNK from the exons ATGAGTTCATCTTCCAATTCATCGTGGAGTGTGAACCGAACCCCTAAATTGTTCAAGGTTGATTTGGATGGAAACTTGTATTGTCATCATGAAGTTGTTGTTGTTCTTCGCATCGCTGGTCCTAAAAGTGTTCGACATGGTGATCAATTTTATGGTTGCCCTCAATGGCCT TTATCCGATTGCAAGTTCTTTATGTGGAAACAAGATTTCGACAAATTTTTCGAAGCACATTCAACCTGTAGTTCAAGTCCAGTCAGTTATCAAGAATTGAAAAATGAGAACTTGGAATTGCAGAACAAGTCGCTACTTGAAGAGAACAGGATGCTGAAAAGACAAATTCTTGGCAAAAAGTCCATGTGGAAGCAACCATTTCTGTTTACTATGTGTTTTGTCATTGCATTATGGATGTACATTTTGAACAAGTGA